From Lysobacter auxotrophicus, the proteins below share one genomic window:
- a CDS encoding DUF4242 domain-containing protein has product MFKKYVIERNIQGIGAQPMEALCGVALQSNNVLDELGTDIQWLHSYVTADKTYCVYMARDEALIHEHAKRSGFPANSVAEVKAVLDPTMAPA; this is encoded by the coding sequence ATGTTCAAGAAATACGTGATCGAACGGAACATCCAGGGCATCGGCGCCCAGCCGATGGAAGCGCTGTGCGGCGTCGCGCTGCAGTCCAACAACGTGCTCGACGAACTGGGCACCGACATCCAGTGGCTGCACTCGTACGTCACGGCAGACAAAACGTATTGCGTGTACATGGCGCGAGATGAGGCGCTCATCCACGAACACGCGAAGCGGTCCGGCTTCCCGGCAAATTCGGTCGCCGAAGTGAAGGCCGTGCTGGATCCCACCATGGCGCCTGCGTGA
- a CDS encoding methyltransferase domain-containing protein, with protein sequence MSRCPLALDTMTLNRQVRATYERVARAPGSGFHFHTGADYAVRTLRYDAAELAALPAACTERFSGVGNPLRIGTIPAGAVVLDHACGAGMDLLLAAKAAGPTGRAIGVDLTPGMRASALRAAAQAGLLERVRVHEGTFEDLPMEDASVDVAISNGVLNLAPDKPRVLCEIARVLKPGGRLFLADVVLDRELAQGVRSNADLWASCIGGAVTEPALMQLLGECGLHDAAVIERFECFAGTDIDRKFHTHLHAYGVNVLAYRR encoded by the coding sequence ATGAGCCGTTGCCCGCTCGCGCTGGACACGATGACCCTGAATCGGCAGGTGCGCGCGACCTACGAGCGCGTCGCCCGGGCCCCGGGCAGCGGGTTCCATTTCCACACCGGCGCCGACTACGCCGTGCGTACGTTGCGTTACGACGCCGCCGAGCTCGCCGCGCTGCCCGCCGCCTGCACCGAACGTTTTTCCGGCGTCGGCAACCCGCTGCGCATCGGCACGATTCCTGCCGGGGCCGTGGTGCTGGACCACGCGTGCGGCGCGGGCATGGACCTGCTGCTCGCCGCGAAAGCCGCCGGCCCGACCGGTCGCGCGATCGGCGTGGACCTCACGCCCGGCATGCGCGCCAGTGCGCTGCGCGCCGCGGCGCAGGCGGGTCTGCTCGAACGCGTGCGCGTCCACGAAGGCACGTTCGAAGACCTGCCGATGGAGGACGCGAGCGTCGATGTCGCCATCTCCAATGGCGTGTTGAACCTCGCGCCCGACAAGCCGCGCGTGTTGTGCGAGATCGCGCGCGTGCTCAAGCCCGGCGGCCGCCTGTTCCTGGCCGACGTGGTGCTCGATCGCGAACTCGCGCAGGGCGTGCGTTCGAACGCCGACCTGTGGGCCTCGTGCATCGGCGGTGCGGTGACGGAGCCGGCGCTGATGCAGCTGCTGGGCGAATGCGGATTGCACGACGCAGCCGTGATCGAACGCTTTGAGTGCTTCGCCGGCACCGACATCGACCGCAAGTTCCACACGCACCTGCACGCCTACGGCGTCAACGTGCTCGCGTACAGGCGCTGA
- a CDS encoding response regulator — MAHTPCVLVVDDDQPTREMLLEALATHGFRALQAGDGAGMRRELEREAPDLVLLDIRLPGEDGLTLARFLRERYDVGIIMVTGSGDVIDRIVGLEIGADDYVAKPFDPRELLARVKSVLRRIQARPDAAQAPVQNARRVPFGRCELDLDSHQLFDSDGSEVMVTHMEFDLLRVLHEHAGKALSRDAILTLTKNREWEPFDRSIDIRIARLRRKVEVDPDNPRAIRTVRGVGYMFVP; from the coding sequence ATGGCCCACACGCCCTGCGTCCTGGTGGTCGACGACGACCAGCCCACGCGCGAGATGCTGCTCGAAGCGCTCGCGACCCACGGTTTCCGCGCATTGCAGGCGGGCGACGGCGCCGGCATGCGTCGCGAGCTCGAACGCGAGGCGCCCGACCTGGTGCTGCTCGACATCCGCCTGCCCGGCGAGGACGGGCTGACGCTCGCGCGTTTCCTGCGCGAGCGTTACGACGTCGGCATCATCATGGTGACGGGCTCGGGCGACGTGATCGACCGCATCGTCGGACTGGAAATCGGCGCCGACGACTACGTCGCCAAACCCTTCGATCCGCGCGAACTGCTGGCCCGCGTGAAGAGCGTGCTGCGGCGCATACAGGCGCGCCCCGACGCCGCGCAAGCGCCGGTGCAGAACGCACGACGCGTCCCATTCGGCCGCTGCGAGCTGGACCTCGACTCGCACCAGCTGTTCGACAGCGACGGCAGCGAGGTGATGGTCACGCACATGGAATTCGACCTGCTGCGCGTGCTGCACGAACACGCGGGCAAGGCGCTCTCGCGCGACGCGATCCTCACGTTGACGAAGAACCGCGAGTGGGAGCCGTTCGACCGTTCCATCGACATCCGCATCGCGCGCCTGCGGCGCAAGGTGGAGGTCGATCCCGACAATCCCCGAGCGATACGGACGGTGCGCGGCGTGGGGTACATGTTCGTGCCGTAG
- a CDS encoding PAS domain-containing hybrid sensor histidine kinase/response regulator codes for MNTGNATPQVDPSPIEASTAQSSPIDERERALRESELRLQQVLDNTSAAVFAKDRAGRYLFVNREFERLTGREADALIGRNDRDIFPPEMAAALRRNDMLVLLEARAMEFEESGVFAGEQRTFLSAKFPLLGIDQVPYAVCGIATDITRRKQVETALTSSALAVSGAYGRNLFVELSRYLAAILDVDVAFIAQVREDDPAMMHILAFVADDKPREHFDYAIANTACDTVVGHGFRLYPAGLSSLFPLDDDFIEMGAESYAGFPLNDAQGKPLGIISIVSRRPLEQPEFIESVMKIFAVRAAAEIERQRAEDAAQRNAEHLRATVNAALDCIIAMDERGMIVKFNPAAEACFGIRERDAIGRSLADTIIPERFRERHQFGLKLYLEGGPGPVLKKRLEVVALRADGSEFPAELAVGVHDSAAGKVFIGYLRDITERTEAEQRRRRLEAQLLQAKKMEALGHLTGGIAHDFNNLLASIMGYVALAHERSDDGEDARLSGYLDQALQSCERARDLIQQMLMFSRGQKGQAQAIDVASCIEQNLAVLGPALADGIRVEQDVQSNACAVQFDPVQLGQVLLNLCVNACDAMQGEGRLTLALRDTRVEAAECAACRQPVEGAFVELSVGDTGPGIESAVLERMFDPFFSTKPPGKGAGMGLATVHGIVHEHGGHLLVDTEPGRGTSFRVLLPACPEAARPTPSRRRSDRLGVARREGRVLVVDDEHSVGEFMCELLSNWGLEAHFVSTPELALARVRESPAHYRLVITDHSMPSMTGVQLAQALEPIAPHLPVLLYTGLADRIREPLLPANMLRAVLRKPIDHAQLSRIVDDVLADRGARDA; via the coding sequence ATGAATACCGGCAACGCCACGCCGCAGGTCGACCCCTCGCCCATCGAAGCCTCGACCGCGCAGTCCTCGCCCATCGACGAGCGCGAGCGCGCACTGCGCGAAAGCGAGCTGCGCCTGCAGCAGGTGCTCGACAACACCTCCGCGGCGGTGTTCGCGAAGGATCGCGCCGGCCGTTACCTGTTCGTCAACCGCGAGTTCGAGCGCCTCACCGGGCGGGAAGCCGACGCGCTCATCGGCCGTAACGATCGCGACATCTTTCCACCGGAAATGGCCGCCGCGCTGCGCCGCAACGACATGCTCGTGCTACTGGAAGCGCGCGCGATGGAGTTCGAGGAAAGCGGCGTGTTCGCCGGCGAGCAACGCACGTTCCTGTCGGCGAAGTTCCCGCTGCTCGGCATCGACCAGGTGCCGTACGCGGTGTGCGGCATCGCCACCGACATCACGCGCCGCAAGCAGGTGGAAACCGCGCTGACCAGTTCCGCGCTCGCGGTGTCGGGCGCGTACGGCCGCAACCTGTTCGTCGAACTCTCGCGCTACCTCGCCGCGATCCTCGATGTCGACGTCGCTTTCATCGCGCAGGTCCGCGAGGACGATCCGGCGATGATGCACATCCTCGCCTTCGTCGCCGACGACAAGCCGCGCGAGCACTTCGACTACGCCATCGCGAACACCGCCTGCGACACCGTGGTGGGCCACGGCTTCCGGCTCTACCCCGCGGGGTTGTCGTCGTTGTTCCCGCTGGACGACGATTTCATCGAGATGGGCGCCGAAAGCTACGCCGGCTTCCCGCTCAACGATGCGCAGGGGAAACCCCTCGGCATCATCTCCATCGTCTCGCGGCGCCCGCTCGAACAACCCGAGTTCATCGAATCGGTGATGAAGATCTTCGCCGTGCGCGCCGCGGCGGAAATCGAGCGCCAGCGCGCGGAAGACGCCGCGCAGCGCAACGCCGAACACCTGCGCGCGACGGTGAACGCCGCACTGGACTGCATCATCGCGATGGACGAACGCGGCATGATCGTGAAGTTCAATCCGGCAGCGGAAGCGTGTTTCGGCATCCGCGAGCGCGACGCGATCGGCCGCTCGCTGGCGGACACGATCATTCCCGAACGTTTCCGCGAGCGACACCAGTTCGGTCTGAAGCTTTATCTGGAAGGCGGTCCGGGGCCGGTGCTCAAGAAGCGGCTCGAAGTCGTGGCGTTGCGCGCCGACGGCAGCGAGTTTCCGGCCGAGCTCGCCGTGGGCGTGCACGACAGTGCGGCCGGTAAGGTGTTCATCGGGTATCTGCGCGACATCACCGAACGCACCGAAGCCGAACAGCGTCGTCGGCGCCTGGAAGCGCAGCTGCTGCAGGCGAAGAAGATGGAGGCGCTCGGCCATCTCACCGGCGGCATCGCGCACGATTTCAACAACCTGCTCGCCAGCATCATGGGCTACGTCGCACTCGCGCACGAGCGCAGCGACGACGGCGAGGACGCGCGCCTGTCGGGCTATCTCGACCAGGCGCTGCAGTCGTGCGAACGCGCGCGCGACCTCATCCAGCAGATGCTGATGTTCAGCCGCGGCCAGAAGGGCCAGGCGCAGGCGATCGACGTCGCCTCGTGCATCGAGCAGAACCTCGCCGTGCTCGGCCCGGCGCTCGCCGACGGCATCCGCGTCGAACAGGACGTGCAGTCGAACGCGTGCGCGGTGCAGTTCGACCCGGTGCAGCTGGGCCAGGTGCTGCTCAACCTGTGCGTGAATGCGTGCGATGCGATGCAGGGCGAAGGCCGGCTCACGCTCGCCCTGCGCGACACGCGCGTGGAGGCGGCCGAATGCGCGGCATGCCGGCAGCCCGTGGAAGGCGCGTTCGTCGAACTGAGCGTCGGCGACACGGGCCCCGGCATCGAATCGGCGGTGCTGGAGCGCATGTTCGATCCGTTCTTCTCGACGAAACCGCCCGGAAAAGGCGCCGGCATGGGCCTGGCCACGGTGCACGGGATCGTGCATGAACACGGCGGCCACCTGCTGGTCGACACCGAGCCGGGGCGCGGGACGTCGTTCCGCGTGTTGCTGCCCGCGTGCCCGGAAGCCGCGCGTCCGACGCCTTCGCGACGGCGTTCGGATCGTCTCGGCGTCGCGCGGCGCGAAGGCCGCGTGCTGGTGGTGGACGACGAGCACAGCGTCGGCGAGTTCATGTGCGAACTGCTGTCGAACTGGGGACTGGAGGCGCATTTCGTCTCCACGCCTGAACTGGCGCTCGCGCGCGTGCGCGAATCGCCCGCGCATTACCGGCTGGTCATCACCGACCACTCGATGCCGTCGATGACCGGCGTGCAGCTCGCGCAGGCGCTGGAGCCGATCGCACCGCACCTGCCGGTGTTGCTGTACACGGGACTGGCCGATCGCATCCGCGAGCCGTTGCTTCCCGCGAACATGCTGCGCGCCGTGCTGCGCAAGCCGATCGACCACGCCCAACTGTCGCGCATCGTCGATGACGTGCTGGCCGATCGCGGCGCGCGCGACGCCTGA